A single genomic interval of Zobellia nedashkovskayae harbors:
- a CDS encoding contact-dependent growth inhibition system immunity protein, whose translation MGEVSKSIEELENDYWKEPTEFQTDLIEKCFRYRKISVNQLTIEQIRLLISQQIGLEYLIGPALIKLERNPLAEGDFYKGDLLSVISKTPIKIWGLNRKELRTFKNLVENNSEVLKAGLGEKRIDEITERIKKAYAQHNL comes from the coding sequence GTGGGAGAAGTTTCAAAGTCAATTGAAGAGCTGGAAAATGATTACTGGAAGGAGCCGACCGAATTCCAGACGGACTTAATTGAAAAATGTTTCAGGTATCGAAAAATTAGTGTTAATCAATTGACAATTGAGCAAATTAGACTTCTGATTTCTCAGCAAATCGGACTTGAATATCTAATTGGACCCGCACTGATAAAACTTGAAAGAAATCCACTAGCGGAAGGAGATTTTTATAAGGGCGACCTACTGTCAGTTATCTCAAAAACACCAATCAAGATTTGGGGTCTGAATCGCAAAGAATTACGGACTTTTAAAAATCTTGTGGAAAATAATTCTGAAGTGTTAAAAGCTGGACTTGGAGAAAAGAGAATTGACGAAATAACTGAACGGATAAAAAAAGCCTATGCACAACACAACCTATAA
- a CDS encoding glycoside hydrolase family 2 TIM barrel-domain containing protein translates to MTTLQFVAAQNDWENETMFEHNKMYARTASYSFKNTADALTGDREKARVKSLNGIWKFNYVGASENRPTDFMATDFNGEGWNDITVPSNWELQGFGQPIYSNIIYPFTPNILNIPKSQQTYMGPLPPRPPKIYRDNPVGSYYRDFEVPTEWKEQSIIIHFGGVSSAFYIWVNGQKVGYSQGSRLAAEFDITDYVKPGRNRVAVQVFRWSDGSYLETQDMWRLSGLHREVMLMAQPKVSLNDFFVRTKFDSNLQDAKLEIRPEIWVKDHSPENLEGWEITAQLYDSENKEVLDKPLSASVEAIYNERWAQRDITKFALLEAMIKYPRKWSAEDPYLYRLVFAIKNPKGEVVEARTHSIGFRHIEFSKDNALLINGEVVKIIGVNRHDHHPIHGKALTREDLRKDVALLKQFNFNAVRTSHYPNDPYFYQLCNEYGIYVMDEANIECHHLGSFIPQQPNWTAPILSRVIRMVERDKNHPSIISWSMGNEAGTGPAFAAAAGWVKDFDPSRFIHYEGAQGDPNDPDYKEGDEGQKVFRGAAHANPDDPNYVDVLSRMYPEIYQLKHMATSPHIDRPIIMCEYAHAMGNSIGSLGDYWDYIREKPNLIGGFIWDMIDQGLEKTNANGEKFYAYGGDFRDEPNDENFCINGVFTPDRKPNPHAWECKYIFQPFAFEDEDVLNGKVRVINRFSFTDLSSYDVKWTLSENGKVLQSGDLKSLSTAAGKSTVINIPFKKISFKENAEYWLRLSVHEKSNRLWTSKGYEIAKDQIVLKPRKPSSDYVSKSKNAISVNETKTEVTIKGKDFSAKVSKFNGQLVSYEFHGTEQLASPLRPNFYRPPIDNDVRGASRKAFIASSKVWKGMHKHLAENTIVDFSQTDKSVKVNVGQTFKNEVKLEITYAFYTDGTATVKMAMDADKSLPNLIRYGVTMGVPDTHKNSSFYGRGPWENYLDRKLGSEVDEFTFKTDDLFYNYIQPQENANRSDVRWLKLSSTTNKSGMKITGVPEFGFSIWPYSASNIEEAKHPYDLKRQGFYTLNLDLIQMGVGGTLSETLPKYLIHPGKFSFEFMLAPLIK, encoded by the coding sequence ATGACAACATTACAATTTGTTGCGGCCCAAAACGACTGGGAAAACGAAACTATGTTTGAGCACAATAAAATGTATGCGCGTACTGCCAGTTATTCATTTAAAAACACGGCAGATGCTTTAACGGGAGATCGAGAAAAAGCAAGGGTAAAATCACTTAATGGTATATGGAAATTCAACTATGTTGGTGCATCTGAAAATCGCCCTACGGATTTTATGGCAACAGATTTTAATGGTGAAGGATGGAATGATATTACAGTACCTTCCAATTGGGAACTACAAGGTTTTGGACAACCCATTTATTCAAACATAATATATCCGTTTACGCCCAATATCTTAAACATCCCAAAAAGTCAACAGACTTATATGGGGCCTCTTCCTCCGCGTCCTCCTAAAATTTATAGAGATAACCCTGTAGGAAGTTATTATAGGGATTTTGAAGTTCCTACGGAGTGGAAGGAGCAGTCAATTATCATACATTTTGGGGGTGTTTCTTCGGCGTTTTATATTTGGGTAAATGGTCAAAAAGTAGGCTATAGTCAAGGGAGCAGACTTGCGGCGGAATTTGATATTACCGATTATGTGAAACCCGGAAGAAACAGAGTGGCTGTACAAGTATTTAGATGGAGCGATGGTAGTTATCTAGAAACACAGGATATGTGGCGTTTAAGTGGTCTTCACAGAGAAGTCATGTTAATGGCGCAACCTAAGGTATCACTCAACGATTTTTTTGTCAGAACTAAATTTGATTCCAATTTACAAGATGCGAAACTAGAGATTCGTCCAGAAATTTGGGTTAAAGACCATTCACCAGAGAATCTAGAGGGTTGGGAAATTACAGCACAACTCTATGATTCAGAAAACAAAGAGGTTTTAGATAAGCCACTTTCTGCTTCGGTAGAAGCTATTTATAATGAAAGATGGGCGCAACGAGACATAACAAAGTTTGCTTTATTAGAAGCAATGATCAAGTATCCAAGAAAGTGGTCTGCAGAAGACCCATATCTGTACCGTTTAGTGTTTGCCATAAAAAACCCGAAAGGGGAAGTGGTGGAAGCTAGAACCCATAGTATAGGTTTTAGACATATTGAGTTCAGTAAGGACAATGCGTTATTGATCAACGGGGAAGTAGTTAAAATAATAGGCGTTAATCGTCATGATCATCATCCAATACATGGCAAAGCCTTAACCAGGGAAGATTTGCGTAAAGATGTAGCGTTATTAAAGCAATTTAATTTCAATGCAGTTAGAACATCACATTACCCCAACGACCCATATTTCTATCAGTTATGTAATGAATATGGTATATATGTAATGGATGAGGCTAATATTGAATGTCATCATCTAGGAAGTTTTATTCCTCAACAGCCCAATTGGACAGCTCCTATTCTGAGCAGGGTAATTCGCATGGTGGAACGGGATAAAAACCATCCCAGTATCATCTCATGGTCTATGGGTAACGAAGCTGGTACCGGACCTGCTTTTGCAGCCGCCGCAGGTTGGGTCAAAGACTTTGACCCTTCACGTTTTATTCACTATGAAGGCGCTCAAGGAGATCCCAATGATCCTGATTATAAGGAAGGGGACGAAGGCCAAAAAGTTTTTAGGGGAGCAGCACACGCTAATCCTGATGACCCAAATTATGTTGATGTTTTAAGTAGAATGTATCCTGAAATTTATCAGCTAAAACACATGGCCACAAGTCCGCATATAGACCGACCTATAATCATGTGTGAGTATGCGCATGCCATGGGTAATTCTATTGGGAGCTTAGGTGATTATTGGGATTATATTAGAGAGAAACCAAATTTAATAGGAGGTTTTATTTGGGATATGATAGATCAAGGTCTAGAAAAAACCAATGCTAATGGAGAGAAATTCTATGCTTACGGCGGTGATTTTAGAGATGAACCCAATGACGAAAATTTTTGTATTAATGGAGTATTTACCCCGGATAGAAAGCCAAATCCGCATGCGTGGGAATGTAAATATATCTTTCAACCTTTTGCTTTTGAGGATGAAGACGTTTTAAACGGAAAAGTAAGAGTAATCAATCGCTTTAGTTTTACAGATTTGTCTTCTTATGATGTGAAATGGACATTATCAGAAAACGGGAAAGTCCTACAATCGGGGGATTTAAAATCACTTTCTACAGCAGCAGGAAAATCAACTGTAATCAATATTCCATTCAAGAAAATTTCGTTTAAAGAAAATGCCGAGTATTGGTTAAGGTTGAGTGTTCATGAAAAATCAAACCGCTTGTGGACAAGCAAAGGATACGAAATTGCAAAAGACCAAATAGTATTGAAACCTAGAAAACCATCTAGTGACTATGTTTCAAAATCCAAAAATGCAATTAGTGTTAATGAAACTAAAACCGAGGTTACAATTAAAGGAAAAGATTTTTCTGCAAAAGTTTCAAAATTTAACGGTCAATTGGTCTCTTATGAATTTCACGGAACCGAACAATTGGCATCTCCTTTACGGCCTAATTTTTACCGGCCACCAATAGATAATGATGTAAGGGGAGCAAGTAGAAAAGCATTTATAGCTTCCAGTAAAGTTTGGAAAGGCATGCACAAGCACTTAGCTGAAAATACAATTGTTGATTTTTCACAAACTGATAAATCGGTAAAAGTAAATGTTGGGCAAACATTTAAAAATGAAGTTAAACTTGAAATAACGTATGCCTTTTATACTGATGGGACGGCTACGGTTAAAATGGCTATGGACGCAGATAAATCCTTGCCAAACCTTATTCGTTATGGCGTAACAATGGGTGTTCCGGATACGCATAAAAACAGTTCGTTCTACGGAAGAGGACCTTGGGAAAATTATCTTGACAGGAAACTAGGGTCCGAGGTAGATGAATTTACTTTTAAAACAGATGATTTATTTTACAATTATATTCAGCCTCAGGAAAATGCAAATCGTTCTGATGTAAGATGGCTAAAGCTGTCTTCAACTACCAATAAATCCGGAATGAAAATTACGGGTGTCCCAGAGTTCGGGTTTTCAATTTGGCCATATTCCGCTTCAAATATAGAAGAGGCAAAACATCCTTATGATTTAAAAAGACAGGGGTTCTACACTTTAAATCTAGATTTAATTCAAATGGGAGTGGGGGGCACATTATCCGAAACCTTACCCAAGTATTTAATACATCCTGGAAAGTTTAGTTTTGAATTTATGCTAGCCCCGCTAATCAAATAA
- a CDS encoding VOC family protein, translating to MKYPFSHIGIPTTEEKDWDGFYEPGKIHYTEFDKDDYKIEWVKFDDDSPMPEMMRTLPHVAYLVDNIEEALEGREILVDTFSPGDGVRVAFIKHNGAPVEFMEISS from the coding sequence ATGAAATATCCATTTAGTCACATCGGCATACCAACAACGGAAGAAAAGGATTGGGATGGGTTTTATGAGCCAGGAAAAATTCATTACACGGAATTTGATAAAGATGATTACAAAATTGAATGGGTGAAATTTGATGATGATAGTCCTATGCCAGAAATGATGCGAACATTGCCACATGTAGCTTATCTTGTAGATAATATAGAAGAAGCATTGGAGGGTAGAGAAATACTGGTTGATACATTTTCTCCCGGTGATGGTGTACGAGTTGCGTTCATAAAGCATAATGGGGCACCAGTAGAGTTTATGGAAATATCTAGCTAA
- a CDS encoding GNAT family N-acetyltransferase: MIDLEKQLKNPVWYSLKETHKKFAIEHNDVQFYNPEICSFGAFFDETKTRKASIAYLKNTDDFFFVSENQTPIIDDTKVLLEKKIDGCQMVLNKLTDISITENIVLLGKEFIDEIYELVWLVMPGYYKRRSFEMGKYFGIFKNGKLVAITGQRMQTNLFIEVSAVVTHPEYTRQGLAKQLIAHTTKEILKENKTPILHTNKGNLAISLYEKLGYELTRDMNWWSYRKIS, from the coding sequence ATGATAGATTTAGAAAAACAATTAAAAAACCCTGTTTGGTATTCCTTAAAGGAAACCCATAAAAAATTTGCTATTGAACATAATGATGTTCAATTTTATAACCCTGAGATTTGTTCTTTTGGTGCATTCTTTGATGAAACAAAAACACGTAAAGCTTCAATTGCATATCTAAAAAACACAGATGATTTTTTCTTCGTTTCAGAGAATCAAACACCAATAATAGATGACACCAAAGTTTTACTAGAGAAAAAAATCGATGGTTGCCAAATGGTATTAAATAAGCTAACAGACATTTCAATAACTGAAAATATTGTCTTGTTAGGAAAAGAATTTATTGATGAAATCTATGAGTTAGTTTGGTTGGTTATGCCTGGTTATTACAAAAGAAGAAGTTTTGAAATGGGCAAATACTTTGGCATATTCAAGAATGGCAAATTAGTAGCTATTACAGGACAGCGCATGCAAACTAATCTTTTTATAGAAGTCAGTGCTGTGGTCACACATCCTGAATATACGAGACAAGGACTGGCCAAACAGTTAATTGCTCATACCACAAAAGAAATTTTAAAAGAGAATAAAACTCCTATTTTACATACAAATAAGGGAAATTTAGCAATTTCACTTTATGAAAAGCTAGGCTATGAGTTAACAAGAGATATGAACTGGTGGTCGTATCGTAAAATAAGTTAG
- a CDS encoding Type 1 glutamine amidotransferase-like domain-containing protein produces the protein MRKALVIITLFFFYNLSSQEDKTLFVYGGQITKEFVKYTAELTKKENPKICFLPTGTADSAYYINYWYELCSDLNIEPKVLEVWINSSTQDKSFEEILLSMDAVIVGGGNTLNMLAIWKAQEIDKALKKAYDQGIVLAGGSAGSLCWFNAGTTDSRPKELTIVQGLGFLKYSHCPHYHSEESRKPLYHKNILKKKLTAGYACDDKSGLVFLNGELSKSVSIDTDSFSYFVYDKDGKIVENKIETEIIK, from the coding sequence ATGAGAAAAGCACTAGTGATTATTACATTATTTTTCTTTTACAATCTGTCAAGTCAAGAAGACAAAACATTGTTTGTATATGGTGGTCAAATAACAAAAGAATTCGTTAAATATACTGCGGAACTCACTAAAAAAGAAAATCCAAAAATCTGCTTTTTGCCAACTGGCACGGCAGACAGCGCATACTATATTAATTATTGGTATGAATTATGTTCAGATTTAAACATCGAACCAAAGGTTTTAGAAGTATGGATAAACTCATCAACACAGGATAAATCATTTGAAGAAATTCTATTAAGCATGGACGCTGTTATTGTGGGAGGTGGCAACACATTGAATATGTTGGCTATTTGGAAAGCCCAAGAGATTGATAAAGCACTAAAAAAGGCTTACGACCAAGGAATTGTATTGGCTGGCGGTAGCGCAGGTTCTCTTTGTTGGTTTAATGCTGGAACAACAGATTCAAGACCAAAAGAATTAACCATTGTTCAAGGCCTAGGCTTTCTTAAATATAGTCATTGTCCGCATTACCACTCGGAGGAATCAAGAAAGCCTTTGTATCATAAAAATATTTTAAAAAAGAAGCTTACAGCGGGATATGCTTGTGATGACAAGTCAGGACTAGTATTTTTAAATGGAGAACTTAGCAAAAGTGTTTCTATAGATACAGATTCGTTTTCTTATTTCGTCTATGATAAAGATGGAAAAATAGTAGAGAATAAGATAGAAACAGAAATAATTAAATGA